One genomic region from Bombyx mori chromosome 6, ASM3026992v2 encodes:
- the LOC101739422 gene encoding stearoyl-CoA desaturase 5-like (The RefSeq protein has 3 substitutions, 2 frameshifts compared to this genomic sequence), producing MTAVSENGNLNNTTKLNSLLINSKYIGTDYSYKHEIVWKNAIGYLILHLLCLWGVGLIVTELEGLKSCLWTILHMYAGSTGVTVGAHRLFTHKSFKATPLLKVFLLCLQTIAGQNSTFIWVRDHRLHHRYSDTDADPHNSKRGFFFCHIGWLMMKKHPYVIELGRRIDMSDLQADKMIMFQKKYYYYLYFMVAFLIPVFVPIYFFNEHWLSSFLVCYCARYILQLNLTWLVNSAAHMYGTRPYDRKLQPVESWFVSCISLGEGWHNYHHAFPWDYKAAEESMHFNCNATIIRFFERIGLAYDLKTASPDMIRNRILRSGDGTHYVLGNDKAKSAVSAIGPLHPLNPTYNSTLKSPDAILKPEGLPLFHENDVLISDVIRGNIAE from the exons ATGACTGCGGTTAGTGAAAATGGAAATTTAAATAACACTACAAAACTGAATAGTTTGTTGATCAACTCTAAATATATAGGAACTGACTACTCATACAAACATGAAATTGTATGGAAAAACGCTATTGGCTACcttattttacatttactttGCTTGTGGGGAGTCGGACTGATGTTAACT GTAATA GGATTAAAATCGTGTCTTTGGA CTATCCTACATATGTATGCAGGGAGCACAGGCGTTACAGTCGGTGCTCATCGACTCTTCACTCATAAATCATTCAAAGCAACACCGCTTCTCAAAGTTTTTCTCCTTTGCCTACAAACCATAGCAGGACAG aatTCGACGTTCATTTGGGTTCGCGATCATCGTCTCCACCACCGCTACTCCGATACCGATGCCGACCCACATAATTCTAAGAGAGGCTTCTTCTTTTGCCACATTGGATGGCTAATGATGAAAAAACATCCATATGTTATTGAATTGGGAAGAAGAATCGATATGAGTGACCTTCAAGCGGATAAAATGATAATGTTCCAGAAAAA gtaCTATTACTATTTATACTTCATGGTAGCATTTCTGATACCGGTATTCGTACCTATCTACTTCTTCAACGAGCACTGGTTGTCATCATTCCTCGTATGTTACTGTGCTCGATATATATTACAATTGAATTTAACTTGGCTGGTCAATAGTGCGGCTCATATGTACGGCACTAGGCCATACGATAG gaaactccAGCCGGTTGAATCCTGGTTTGTGTCGTGTATTAGCTTAGGCGAGGGCTGGCACAATTACCACCACGCCTTCCCGTGGGACTACAAGGCAGCCGAGGAATCTATGCATTTCAACTGCAACGCTACTATAATAAGATTCTTCGAACGAATTGGCTTGGCTTACGACTTGAAGACAGCTTCTCCCGATATG ATAAGAAACAGAATTCTGCGCTCCGGTGATGGAACCCACTATGTGCTGGGCAACGACAAAGCCAAGTCAGCGGTCAGCGCTATCGGTCCTCTTCATCCTCTGAACCCAACATACAACAGCACATTAAAATCCCCTGACGCAATCCTCAAACCTGAAGGCCTCCCGTTGTTCCACGAAAACGACGTTCTCATTAGTGATGTTATAAGAGGAAATATTGCTGAATAA